The Gilliamella apicola genome window below encodes:
- the nfi gene encoding deoxyribonuclease V (cleaves DNA at apurinic or apyrimidinic sites), whose product MNLQQLKQTQLSLAKQVRLSDDFNEPINFIGGTDVGFEDSGNITRAAIVVLSYPNFSVVEYHVARLKTEFPYIPGYLSFREYPALLAAWQQIKQKPDLLLVDGQGIAHPRRLGIASHLGLLLDMPTIGVAKKRLCGQYETLPKQAGNVTPLLDKKEQIGWVLQSKNNCNPLFISAGHRVSQTSALKWVNLCLRGYRLPEPTRWADAIASNKSLFKKLLNEK is encoded by the coding sequence ATTAATTTACAGCAATTAAAACAAACCCAGTTATCGTTGGCTAAGCAAGTGAGATTGTCCGATGACTTTAACGAACCAATCAATTTTATTGGCGGAACTGATGTAGGGTTTGAAGATAGTGGTAATATTACTCGGGCAGCGATTGTTGTGTTAAGTTATCCTAATTTTTCTGTTGTTGAATACCATGTCGCTCGTTTAAAAACTGAGTTTCCTTATATTCCTGGCTATTTATCCTTTCGGGAATATCCTGCTTTATTGGCAGCATGGCAACAAATAAAGCAAAAACCAGATTTACTATTGGTCGATGGTCAAGGTATTGCCCATCCCAGACGTTTAGGAATTGCCAGTCATCTCGGTTTATTGTTGGATATGCCAACCATTGGCGTGGCTAAAAAACGATTATGTGGGCAATATGAAACATTACCAAAACAAGCGGGCAATGTTACTCCTTTATTAGATAAAAAAGAGCAAATCGGTTGGGTATTACAAAGTAAAAATAATTGTAATCCTTTATTTATTTCGGCAGGGCATCGTGTCAGTCAGACGAGTGCTTTAAAATGGGTTAACTTGTGTTTACGAGGCTATCGATTACCTGAACCGACTCGTTGGGCAGATGCGATTGCGTCAAATAAATCTTTATTTAAAAAATTATTAAATGAAAAATAA
- a CDS encoding IMPACT family protein → MPYTLAIPTELTEEIKKSRFIVNAAPVTSADQAAQFIDTISDPNATHNCWAWKIGQQYRFNDDGEPTSTAGRPILSAIEGQDCDQIVVVVTRYFGGIKLGTGGLIRAYGGSTSHCLQQATLIELIARITLQFHCYYNEWPIIENRLKELDVIIENQEFDAEGVKVSIAITKDNSLILSKNISDITRGRVKITL, encoded by the coding sequence ATGCCATATACATTAGCAATTCCTACCGAACTCACAGAAGAAATCAAAAAAAGTCGTTTTATTGTCAATGCGGCGCCGGTAACATCAGCAGATCAAGCAGCCCAGTTCATTGATACAATCAGCGATCCTAATGCCACTCATAATTGCTGGGCATGGAAGATTGGTCAACAATACCGTTTTAATGACGATGGAGAACCTACAAGTACAGCGGGACGCCCTATTTTATCTGCGATTGAAGGACAAGATTGCGATCAAATTGTAGTGGTCGTTACTCGTTACTTTGGTGGTATAAAACTGGGGACAGGAGGTTTAATTCGAGCATATGGCGGTTCGACAAGCCACTGTCTTCAACAAGCAACATTGATTGAGCTTATTGCAAGAATTACATTGCAATTTCATTGTTACTATAACGAATGGCCCATTATAGAAAATCGCCTCAAAGAACTCGATGTAATTATTGAAAATCAAGAATTTGACGCCGAAGGAGTAAAAGTGAGCATAGCCATTACAAAAGATAACTCATTGATATTAAGTAAAAATATCAGTGATATCACTCGTGGCAGAGTCAAGATAACGTTATAA